The Panicum virgatum strain AP13 chromosome 3N, P.virgatum_v5, whole genome shotgun sequence genome includes the window cttaccaagactcacCATGGTCTCCAAGTAGTTTTCGAACCGggtaaggtactgaaaacctcaactaggctctgataccaattgagggaccgaaaaggcgaccagaggggggtgaacgGGAGCCTATTAAAATTTATCACAATCGGAAAGATCGGCTTAGTCCCGAAGTACACGCCCAACCCTAAAGTCCTAGGCACAGTGTGGAGTAGCTGTGGTGGAGCTGCACCAACACAAGAAAGCTTTAGGAACAAACAAGATCCAATGCGGAAGCAGGCGCCGAAAAACAGCACAAGAACcagcacggtataactcaccggttgatccgacgcacagttttgaacagcgtcggttcaaccggtgagcaGAGCCAGCAGCAGAGAGAAacgagcaccggttgatccggcgTGGAGATTGAcacggcgtcggttcaaccggtgttagcacaCACCGGATAATCCGACAAAATCTAATCCAatcgccggtgcagttgtccagagggactgCAAAATGACTTAGTgatcaccggtttaactgacATTAAGAAAAGCCTATACGCCGGTGCAATGGGCCAAACAGCAAAACCCTAGCAGCTGAaaaacctactcaccggttgatccaacGCATCATCTTACAAgtgccggtttaaccggtgataggagAAAATCTGCCCATGCCCAGAAACGATTTTTCAGTTCGTGACTCCTGAAAAACTTGATGATTGACGGAtgaaatcaagtccaaaggagctcaaattttgggaAGATAAAGATGATGACGTCAAGAGcacatccccaaaagatctcaacGAAAGTCCTCACGGATTAAGAGGAATCGACGAGAATTGGAGCAAAAGCGGGTTTTCTCTAGAAACGCGAAAGGCACAAGAACTCCGATCCTGAAGGGCTCGTGATTCCGAGAGGTTTTGCACTAGCCAAGAGGGATTAGAATCACTTCAAAGAGCTCAAAGAACCACAACAATCTTGTGCACCATGGACACATAACCGGGAATCAAAAATCCATCATAAGGAAAGCACAAGACGTATGAGATCGAAACGAaatcaaaaccccggagggcactaggaggattgggcctcctttcccgatcaatctcagtacaaaaccCTCAAGAATCCATGGCTAAAAATTCATCgctagagaggagagggaggaacagaggaaggaggaggagagaaggACGCACGGGATGAGGGGGAGCGCCTCTGTTCTGGCGCAGggaaagagcaagagagagaaagagggtgaggggtatttaaccccaacaactctcaacccaaaatactaaactacccctagagctgaaaataaactaaaaggcccgtaggggcaaaaccgaaaAAGATAcatggactcatccgacggccgaggttctttatttggatcgaagtcttctccgcgatgccgtcatgtcgatgaagatccggttcacgGTTttgggggtccgcgaaacccgggtaggtggccggttttgagaaaaccgccaaaactccacacgCGGGAAAATTCCCGCCTCCACCCCGTGGCCCTGGACgttgttcccgcctcggccttctgacggccctagacgccgcccgacgcccatcacctcctcgcctgcagcgaggccctagacgccgtcgacgcccgtcgcctccgtcggtcccgagaccgacacccgtgcctccacgacttggcgtcttcaaccgccatccgcctccttggttttgtggcgcaaaccaagaaacccgccttccgtcgccgcttgcgccctcgattcaggagtggacgccacagctgccgcatggcacgagctccggtcccggctgcccttcaccgccgtccaccgcacggtccatcggccacagcacctctacggcagctctccgtcgacacttgacgcccgtgtacctgcaaccaaagaccaagcgcatgattacaccgcacggttgacaattcactcatcacaagcaagatAGAGTACTCTACATTCCTCATTTGGCTTATCACATGTAACCGGCCGGGATTGAATACCACCTGCAATATTCTGATCGTGGCTGGCCTCGGAGCTCTGATACTGCAATCATGCTATCGCCATAGACGCATAATTTTAGAGGAACTGGATCATCACGAGGTCCGCTCGCGCTTCACACAAGGAAGTAACTGGCAATCACGAGGTCTGCAGGGGCCGCAGGTCGCGCCTGCGGCCAGACGACGAGCGCGCGCGGGTTTCACTTCTTTCACTATATGAGTAAAATCTTCCTAGTCGATCGAGAACCATAGGACAGAGGTTCCTTCATATAGGTTGGAACAGATGAGCCAGTTTGGATTGGTTCCAGCACAATTTGATTTTCTGACGATGCTGCGCTTCTGTGAAGCTAGTCCCCTCGACACATGTTCCGAATGCATCCCATTCTCGATCAGGGAAACTCGTCGATCGGCATCCTTGACAGTTTGTATTATCCTCTTTCCAAATTCTTTTCCCAGCAGCCAAATGAAAAGGCCGGGCATGCCTAACATTTTGTATTATTTCTGTTGCTCCAGCCACAGGGAGAAGTCTGCTATTTATAGCTAAGGCAGTTCGTTCTGCACGGGGTGAGCAGGAATTTGTTCCACGTTATATCAATACAGCCGACCCGGAAAACTGTTTATCTTTTGTTTAGCACGAGCTAGCACAAATTTATGAAAGAGTTAAAGGGAGATCAGTCCATCGATTGTGTGTACCCTACATTTTTTAAACTGGTGTCCCTTACAGGTTTGTctttgctgctgcctgctggttgGTGGCAGTAGACGAGGTCGCAAATCCGTACGCCTAGGGCCAACATCTAATAAGTGCTTAAACCATCCAAACCATCCCATAATGAAGTTAATAATAATCAAGCATAAATGCATGACCTAGAGTATATCTTAATTTTAGGTTTAATTTTTAGGGCTTTTTACATCTGTGCCATTAGTTGAGACCCCCACTTCAGTTTTGCCACTAGTTCTGAATCCACCTCAGTTTGCCTTCGTcaatgttttgctttgcttagtTTTGCCATTCCGTCACGTTTGCCATCCATTTTTGGCGTTACTGGCCGGTGGGTCCCGCACATTAgtccgacaggtgggcccagctTGCTTCATCCCTTCCCATCCCCAAATCCACCCGATCCCCACTCcccaccccagccgccgccccgATCCCCAATCcccaccccagccgccgccccgccccgtgcTGGCCCAGACGCCGCCCCGCCCGTGAACCCCGCTGCCGCCCTGCCCGTGCACGCGGCCGGCCGGAGAGGCCAGCCCCGCGCCGTGAATCACCTCGCCGTGGAGCCACgcaccaacttcgccgccgccgcacacgtCCAAGGGAGGGAAGGGCCGGCGCGAGATCCGGCCCGCCGCTCCGGGCAGCCGCGCGACCCCCGGGCGGCGCATCCCCCTCCGCCTCCCAAGAAGGCCGGGCAACTACAAGGGCGCAACCTCTTCTCCGGCCGCCCCACGCGCCCGCGCCACCCTTCCCTCCCCGTCGTCGCGGAGTCGAGATCCCGAGTACGCGGGCGCCCTCCCGATCGAGGCCGCCGCGAGATCTCTCCGTCTGCGAGCTCCGCTGCCTCCacgacgccgccccctcctggAAGCGCCGCCCTGCCCTCCACGACGCAGCCGCCTCCTTGAAGCACCGCCTTGCCGTCGTTGCCAGCTGTGAGGAGGGCCAGCGCCCCGACGCCGCGAGGGCCCTGAGCCGGCGCCCCGCGCTCGGCCGCAACCAGCGCCGGCTTCCGACGCGAGGAGGGCCTACGCCCCGCGCGTCCATGTAGCGACCTCCACAATGGCGGCGCCGCATCAAGCCTGCTCGCTGCCCCCCTCGTAGCCTTCTCGCCGTCCCCAGCAAGCCTGCTCGCCGGCCCCTCTGCAGCAAGCCTGCTCGCCGGCCCCTCCCCAGCCGCTTGCTTTGCAGGGCGCCGCGCAAGTCACTGCTCGTACAATGCCGCGAGGATCTGGTccaggccgaggccgaggctcAACCCgatgaaggagaagagtagcaCACGCATTCAATGACACGCAGACACAGTGGGGCGCTCATCTGGAATCCGTCGGCAATGACTCGGAGGTAAGTGTTTGTGATTCTTGGTTGGGGCTTGTGATTTTACTGAAATTGACGCTACAATGGTTCAATTTGTGATGAGAATGTCCCATTTTGCCTATTGATTTTGCAGCTTGAACATCTACTTGATGATCATAGGGAGGGGATGGTGGTCAGGACTGGGCTGAGATGCCACCATGATCTGTACCCGATCTTGAGCTGTAGCTGGTCGGGTTCAGATGCAGGAAGAAGGTACTTGGCATGCCCACAAGTGTTGCAGCCATGTTCATTCAAATATTGGATTGACCAGGAGTTTAGTGGTAGAGCAAGAAGGGTGATTGAAGACCTCGTGTCTATGAAACAGAGCATGACAGAGTTGTATGTGCATTCCTCTGACCAATGGGATTCCATGTATGCTGATAGACAGAGAGCACGAAAGGAAATTTCTGAATTGAAATCAACAATTAGTGAACAACGTAGTTGCATTTGGTGGTTGTTGTGTTTCTGTATTGTAATCGCTGGAAGCCTATGGCTCATTTTGTAATGTAAAATGCAAGTATGAAATGATGTTGCAACAATTGTAACCATGTATTGTTGAAACATTGATGGTTGCCTTTGCATATTCTGCTGGTGATGCAGTCACGGCCGTGGACAGCGGGAAGAGGGCGCTCGAGATACTGGGCTCGGTACGTGTTCTTCTGTCAGCCTTTGTTCATTGATGCGATGGAGAAGACAAAATGGCTCCAATCTGGTTCCTTTCTCTGAACTAAACATTGGCCTGCTGCTTTCTTGGGGTTCAGGAGCCGAATATGAGTATGATCATCACGAACTACTGGATGCCCGAGATGACTGGCTACGACCTCCTCAAGAAGGTCAAGGTGGCATGCGTCCACGCATTACATTACATTACATCTGACGCAATGTGCATCTTGGTAACCAGGAATCGTCGGAGCTCAAGCAGATCCCGGTGGTGATCATGTCCTCCGAGAATGTTCCGACACGGATCAGCAAGTTCGCCCCTGAACCACCCGATCCCATTGCCAATCCTTTATGTCaccttcttgctgataaatagAAACTGATGAGAGGCCACGACGATGATCTGAATCTCTGTCCACTTTTTCTTCAGGTGCATGGAAGAAGGCGCCGAGGACTTCCTGCTCAAGCCCGTCAGGCCGTCGGACATCTCCCGCATAACCACCCAGATGCTGCACTGATCAGTGGCCACCACAGTCGTCAGATTGTCAATAGTGTTTTGCAGTTACAGTGGACGTAGCGATCGAGTTTATTCAGAATAGCAGTTAGAcaccgttcaaaaaaaaaggaatagcAATTAGACTGTAACGGGGGCTCGGCTAGCTTGTTGCTTCAGTAGTAGCAGGAGTTAGCTATAGGCTTCCAGTAGCCAGTTTCTCAAGATATAAGATGTGTGCATGGATCGTTTCGTTTAATGGAAAATTACAGTGGCTGACCCTTTTGCCACTAGCAAGTTTTGTTTGCTCACTATGTGTGTCCAGGTGCTGCTGGCAGTTCTGTTCCTGCTACCAAGCCACTGAATAAAAGAACTTGACCATTGTCCAGGTGGCATTAGTTGAGACCCCCACCTCATTTGTTTCTTATTGCTAGACTGAAAAAATAAGATACGGAAAGGAATTAGTTTACTGTCCTTGAGTTGTATGAAGCATGGAGAACCCAGGGACATCCCACTCGTTTTGATGTGCAAAATATGTGTGCGCCGCAGAGACTTGAACCCGCGACCTTAAGTTTGGGAAGGCTAATGAGCGGTGCCGCATGCATTCCCTATGCTCCACTTGAGGAAACACTTTCTCTACAGCAATTTCCAAGCCCTTACAAGCATCCGTGTGTATGACCAACCCATCCGGAAACCCAATCACCTGACGCAAGTTCTGTAGAAACCAAGTCCAACTCTCTTCTGATTCTGTCTCCAGCACACCATAAGCAACAGGAAAAAGCCAATTATGGCCATCAATAGCACAAGCAGCTGCTAACTGTCCTCTGAACCTTCCATTTAGAGCAGTGGCATCCACTGCTAAATAGGGCCTACAACCATTTAAGAATCCACTCCAGCATGCCTTGTATGACACAAAAACTCTCCTAAAGCATTCCTTTTCCTTTACCTTGCCTCTCAAATTATACTTCACTGTCTCCTTATCAATCTCAAGTCTCCTTATCAATCTCAACAACACTATCAGGACATGCCCTCTCCACTTCAGCTTTCCATGTGTACAACAACCGAAAACTATCTTTCCACAGGCCATATATCTTGTCAAGAGACATTTCTTTACCATAGAATACCCTCATGTACGGTACCTCAATATTATAAACCTCATAGATCTTCTCAACCAATTTAGTTGGACCAATGCATGGGTCCTTAGTCACCCACCCCAACATTGCTTGGGCGCACCACCTACTCTTAGCTACCTTATGTGCTCCATTAACATGTGGGCAAGTGTGAGGAAGCGGGTTAACCTTCACCTGAATAACAGTGCTATTCCGCATTACAGAGGCATGCATCCTCCACTTACACTTTCGATTTGGACAGTGAACCCTCAACCTAGTTGGATCACTTTTATCAACGATGTAACACCTTTTGTTAGTAATGCAGTACGTAGCAAGTGCATTTCTACAATCAAGCATAGATGGAAATATGTTGCCTTCTTCCATGGTTGGATTGTTTATATTATGCACAACAATTGGTCTGTCCTCATCCTCTTCGCCACCCGTACCCATATCAACattctcctccctctcttcttcATCAGTGACATCAAACGGTACAAGTGCCATTTGCTCAACATTCACCTCATCATGTTGCTCAACAAATTCAAAATAAAGTCTTTCACCTCCATCCTAGttaacacaaaaaaaattccggTTATAACTACGTATACAAAATTGCTACATATCATACAACCTATCAAGAGTTGCTACAAATGTCCTACAATTCAATTTACCTAGATGTGGGCTCAGTGTTGGAAGGCGAGGTCGTCGGGGGCACGTGCTCGGGAGGCGAGGTCGTCGGGGGCACGTGCCCGGGAGGGCAGGCTGCCCGCTTGCAGTTGACCCGTCGCTCAGCCATGACAGGGGGAGGCACTGACCGTGGCCGGGATGGTGTGCACTGGTGCAGGGGCGTCGGGGTGGATGGTCGTCGGGGTGGGACGGAGGGCGGTCGGACGCGCGGGGTCCCCCACCGACGAGTCCTGCAACAGCGACGGGAGGCGGGGCGGATCTTGCAACGGCGACAGGAGGCAGGCCGGATCTCACGCACGCAAGCGGCGGGAGCTCGATGGTGTtggcgcgggcgcgcggggcggcggctggggtgggggtggggatcGGGTGGATTTGGGGATGGGAAGGGATGAAGCAAGCTAGGCCCACCTGTCGGACTAATGTGCGGGACCCACCGGTCAGTAACGCCAAAAATGGATGGCAAACGTGACGGAATGGCAAAActgagcaaagcaaaacattgACGAAGACAAACTGAGGTGGATTCAGAACTAATGGCAAAACTGAGGTGGGGGTCTCAACTAATGGCACGGATGTAAAAAGCCCTTGTCTATATATAACGCGTGTGGACCGGAATTCAGCACATGGCGCACGTGCGCGTTTTGGCTTAAACACGTTTCGCTAAACCTTTTGCCCTTTTTTCTTTCCGTGCGCGCAGACACAGCTCATGTCCCCATCGTTTTGTACAGCAGCCTGATGACAGTTGGGTCCACATCGCCAAGGAGAggagcatgccatgccacccaGAGAATGCAAAGCTTTTTAGAACGAGAGAAAGGTTGTTGACATTTCCAAGGCTCTTCCTTTGGCAATTGATGTCTCAAAAAAGGGAGTTAGGGATAATTAAAGTGATCTATCTAGTAGTTGGCGATTCAAAATTTGGACCGTAGTATGGTATTTGGTTGAAATACTTATATAATTAGAGCTGCTTGTGTCTCTTTCATCCAATAGCGGTGGGGAAGAAATTCGGCACCATTttaattttggaaaagtttaaTTTACTCCCTCCAAATATAGTGAAAGTCTGAATAACCTTCTAACctataacttggttcaatttaccccctatTCTATgccatttagttcattttaacccataatataatttatctttttatttatccatacacaagttaaattttagttcaaattttgcagggACATCATAATgcatattaatttttttataatttttgcaTATAATttgaactccaatgattaatttGTTATTAAAcatcctaacctatcaaaataatgatatacaattatgatgtattttttctaacatgtgttatgatgtgtgctatcatcttgtaaaattttaatttaaaaCTCCAACTATGCATGAAGAAATGAAACAAACAAATTGTTTTAAGGGATAATTTGAACCAAAGGGCATAGTTTAGGGTAAATCTGTACTTTGGCTATACTTGgcgggagtaatttagacttttttatttattttttctctcaaaataaaatttattgagATGAAATAATTTGGAGTCTTAAAAACTTTCGAATAGGAGTTTATTTAAGTTTTAAGGCTTCAAACTTTTGAATTAGAATGTACAATGAAATAATAATATTGAATTCGGAAGTTTTAAGAACCGAAAACATTtaaattgatttttttaaatggaaaggtgagggagggaggaaggacaAACTTTAAATTGGAAGGGGATTCAGTTGCGCTAGTTAAGTACCTTGCAATTGTCTTACATGTTGGTAGCATTCTTATTTTACGCTTTACTAGTTGCAATTCAGCTGGTTTGGTTCTTCATAATAGAATATGTTTATTTTGGCTATTTACTCATTTGTTGGTAGGGATTTGAGTCCCCAACAGGCCTGTATATCGCACGGTGCAAAAGGCACGATGGCAGCTGGTTGTGGcatgtcagcaaatttaatgATCATGACAATTCTACGACACACTCGTATTGAGATTGATCTCTTGCAGTTAATTAGTTAATCTAAGCAAAATCGGCATGCATGCCGGCTCGTGCTGCCAAAATAAGATTGATCTCTTGCAGTTAATTAGTTAATCTAAGCAAAATCGGCATGCATGCCGGCTCGTGCCGCCAAAATGTCCACACTGCATTGATGATAGTCGATGCACAGTACAGCTGGGTTCCGCGGTTCCTCGCTAGCGAGCTAGCTAGCTTTCAATAAGCTTTGGTCGTCGGGCCATGAATGTTACGCATGCAGCGCGAGATGCAGGACAGCCGAGGTGTGGTGGCTGGTGGGTCGTGAGCTAGCTCCATCAATCGGGTTTAATTTGGTTGGACGATGGAAGTGCgtgcaggggtaggccggcgTTGCTCATATAAAACATGCATATAAAACATGGTTCTATTTAGtgcgcgcgctctctctctctccacaatCTAATTTGGtacttactccctccttccccgtttataaggcatggtggaacatgacacggtcttctaaacaacactttgaccatttatttatcatatattatatcacttttgattataaacttataatcattgtaaaatatatttgattatgaatccaatcatatgaaatttgtattataaaaataaaaatttaatagtcaaattattggtcaaagatgacaaggtttgaatcttgatatacgtgtatgccttataaacagggaaggagggagtatatagtATTTTTTAACTTAAAACTACTAACAGTACTTTTAAGTTTAACTCTTAGATTATCTAGGATTAAATTTTTAAAACGCCTTATATATATTACTACCACCCTGTGCGTCTGAGGCGGCCGATGGACCACGTCGCCGGTGCTCCGGCCCGCGGGGTCAAAGCGATCGAACCGCTTGCATTGCTTGCCCATCTGACAACTGACGTATGGTTAGTTGTGGTGACGCTGAGACATGTAGGTTTGTTTTGCTGACGACGAGCCGAGACGACGACGCCGCCCTGCTTGCTTGcgtattactccctccgtccctttATAATCGTCGTTCGGGAGTTGTGCCCCCCCCTCACAAGCACGAATTCCTAGCGACTAATAAAACGGGACAGAGGGACAAGGCACTGTTTAGTTCGTTTTACatataaacgcaaaaaaaatttgcgtgaGAATATtatcaatttgaagtactaaatgaagtctatttacaaaaattttttcacagatgagttgtaaatcgcgagacgaatctaatgatgctaattaatccatgattaatcaataattagcggatggatactgtagcattactgttgcaaatcatggattaagtaggttcattagattcgtctcgcgatttacagcccaaccatgtaaaaatttttgtaaataaacttcatttagtacttcaaattagtaagattcatttataaaattttgcgtttatagtttttttgtgtttacggggtgggaactaaacaacaCAACACAACAGGGACACAGGCGAGGACACGGCTCGCCGCTCAGCCCGCGTCGTACCGTACGTCTCTTGGATTCTTTCTCTGTCATCCGTCATTTGCCAAGAATCCGGCACCATCTTAATtttttttcgcaaaaaaaaaacatctcttCAATTGCTTCGCCGGCCGGCACCATTTTTATTCTAGAAAATTTCCTATTTGACACCAGTATGACGACGTGCCTGCAATAATGGAAGTCCAAGATGATGCCGGGCACAAGTTAACAACTTTGCGTCGTGTCCCGCGCGTGGTGCCGGCTACCGCTGCCCGGTGGACAACGTACGTTTAATTTCGACGAGCAgctagcggcggcgcgccgccgatGGAACAGCTAGCCGCACGCACGCACAACAGCAACAGGCTGGCGCATGTGCTTATGTGCATGCATGGTCGACGATCGATCGATCCGCACGGGCGCACGGCTGATGCGTGCGTGGTTGTTGTCGCCTAGCTCTTGTCGGCCACACAACGTACGTACTACTCTAAGTTGTCAATAATTAGGTGGTATTCCACATGTACGCACAGATTAATCTTCTATATATCAACTATTCAACCGCATGCTCTCGCTGTAATTAATTAACCTCGTCGAAATGAAATGATGCTACAGCAATGTATATCTTGTTTTGACTTGCTGAGGCTTTAATTATTAGCtcttccgtttcaaattataggccGTTTGACTTTTTCGATCCCAAATTGGATCACTCGTCTTtgtaaaatatcacttcttttgttgcggattgctttatcaatacaagatctTCAAGAGAGAGATAAATTTGGCAATATTTGCACGGCTTTTTGAAATAAGACGAGTAGTCAAACTTAgataaaaaaagtcaaacgtactaactataatttggaactgACGGAGATAGTATTGCTTCTTTGTCGCCAACTCCTTACTACACTTGTGTAGTACCGTGGATATATAATATACTCGATATATCGTAATTACGTATAATATGCCCAATAATCACCGTTAGTTGACAGTCAGCAGTGTGTGACCACCTTACCTTACATTATCTTATCGTGTTAATTAGTTGTAAACCACGGACGGCCTCCAAGAACGGATCGGATCGGCCAATATATCTAGCGCATCCAACATGTATGTATACATATGTTAAAGAATTATATAAGAGGCAGGCATTGATCGATCGGATTAGAATGAATTATATATTGTCATCGTGCTCCCTGTAGGATCTCTCATCTCCGATGCGTGCATATGCTATATGCTGAAAAACTGATGCTCGTTTGGACGGCATCGAAAACTGAGAAATGATAAAGTAACTTGACTTTTACTATACAATAGTATAGATAGTAGTACACTAGCGGCACAAGCGTATTTAACTTGTTGTTTTCATTGAACGTCTTCTGCTGGCTGCTTGCTGATTTCGATTTCTTAACtgtattatttaattatatatatatatatatattattttgtcTCAATTCTTTCCGTGCAGGCGATGCCATGGTGCACGTTGTAAATCCGAAATGTTGCGGTGGTCGGCGCCTCGGCGGGATATATCAACTAGCCATATATACGCATTTAGCCAGGACCAGGGCTTGCTTTGTGTTAAAATTGATCGATGAGGTGGCGCGGCGCGACACTCTTTCCTCTTAATAAAATACGTATTTAGCCCCGTTCACGAAAAGATGGCGTGGCGCTCCATCGTGTCTCACTAATTCCGCCCGCAACTCGTTGTGTCGGAGGAAGCTATATGTGAATGAaaaggaccctaaactaaataTATCAAACAATTAAGGGTCCCTCATATAGCTTAGTGGTGACGTTAAATTTATATAGCTTCAAACAGCCGTATCCGTGTGTGGGTGTACCTAGCCTTTATCACTTGGATTAAAGTATTAAACGGGGGATTTAATTCATTTactctgaaagtgatcgggtgctctagtctaagagggggagggggttaattatgcactaataaaaactttgacctatggctccaacttatttgcacaaaacttaaactaaaacatgctatctaaatgtgcaactaggttgttctagtgtgaaacccctatcccaaaagagtttagcaa containing:
- the LOC120667419 gene encoding two-component response regulator ORR7-like, with the protein product MVAFAYSAGDAVTAVDSGKRALEILGSEPNMSMIITNYWMPEMTGYDLLKKVKESSELKQIPVVIMSSENVPTRISKCMEEGAEDFLLKPVRPSDISRITTQMLH